A genomic segment from Pseudoduganella chitinolytica encodes:
- a CDS encoding DUF4214 domain-containing protein has product MLYQAVLDRAADLGGFAYWAAQDVTTAQMAAGFAGSAEFQGRYGALGDAAFVQALYANSGLAKGAVGGSAGWVDYLQTHSRAELIGTWVEQQAVQDAYFATGGLWLV; this is encoded by the coding sequence ATGCTGTACCAGGCGGTGCTCGACCGCGCCGCGGACCTGGGCGGTTTTGCCTACTGGGCCGCACAGGACGTGACGACGGCACAGATGGCCGCCGGTTTCGCCGGCTCGGCCGAATTCCAGGGACGCTACGGCGCGCTGGGCGATGCCGCGTTCGTCCAGGCGCTGTACGCCAACTCCGGCCTGGCCAAGGGGGCCGTTGGCGGCAGTGCGGGATGGGTCGATTACCTGCAGACGCACAGCCGGGCCGAGCTGATCGGCACGTGGGTCGAGCAGCAGGCCGTGCAGGATGCATATTTCGCCACGGGAGGTCTGTGGCTGGTATGA
- a CDS encoding catalase, producing MSQQITTASGIPVADNQNSTSAGSRGPLLLQDFHLIEKLQHFNRERIPERVVHAKGSGAYGKFTVTHDIRRYTKAKLFSAIGKETETFLRFSTVGGEKGSADTERDPRGFAVRFYTEEGNWDLVGNNTPVFFIKDGIKFPDFIHTQKRLAQSNLKSPTAMFDFWSRAPESLHQVTTLFSSRGTPDGYRHMDGFGSHTFSLINDAGERVYVKWHFKTQQGIKNLTAADAVRLAGEDPDYAQRDLFDAIARGDFPRWTVYVQAATEGELAAWEQRTGWNPFDLTKVWPHGDFPLQQVGVLELNRNPLNYHAEVEQAALSPANVVPGMGYSPDKMLQARLFAYHDAQLYRVGTNHQHLPVNAPRCPFHNQQRDGAMALANGGADQNYATVEANGTNPQGLGHGEPALNLNGPAARYDGRGVEDDYTQAGNLFRLLPADEKQALFANLAGPLSQVPDEIVLRQLGHFDKADPAYGAGVRAALKARGRNVD from the coding sequence ATGAGCCAGCAGATCACGACCGCGTCCGGCATCCCAGTCGCCGACAACCAGAATTCCACCAGCGCCGGCTCCCGCGGGCCGCTCCTGTTGCAGGACTTCCACCTCATCGAGAAGCTGCAGCATTTCAATCGCGAGCGCATTCCGGAGCGCGTCGTCCACGCCAAGGGGTCGGGCGCCTATGGCAAGTTCACCGTCACGCACGACATCCGCCGCTACACCAAGGCGAAGCTGTTCTCCGCCATCGGCAAGGAGACGGAAACGTTCCTGCGCTTCTCCACCGTGGGGGGCGAGAAGGGCAGCGCCGACACGGAACGCGACCCGCGCGGTTTCGCGGTGCGCTTCTACACGGAAGAGGGCAACTGGGACCTGGTGGGCAACAACACGCCCGTGTTCTTCATCAAGGACGGCATCAAGTTCCCCGACTTCATCCACACCCAGAAGCGCCTGGCGCAATCGAACCTGAAGTCGCCGACGGCCATGTTCGACTTCTGGAGCCGCGCGCCCGAATCGCTGCACCAGGTGACGACGCTGTTCTCCAGCCGCGGCACGCCGGACGGCTACCGCCACATGGACGGCTTCGGCAGTCATACGTTCAGCCTGATCAACGATGCGGGCGAGCGCGTCTACGTCAAATGGCACTTCAAGACGCAGCAGGGCATCAAGAACCTGACGGCGGCCGACGCGGTCCGCCTGGCCGGCGAAGACCCGGACTACGCCCAGCGCGACCTGTTCGACGCCATCGCCCGCGGCGATTTCCCACGCTGGACGGTGTACGTGCAGGCCGCCACGGAAGGCGAACTGGCGGCCTGGGAGCAGCGCACCGGCTGGAACCCGTTCGACCTGACCAAGGTGTGGCCGCACGGCGACTTCCCGCTGCAGCAGGTGGGCGTGCTGGAACTGAACCGCAACCCGCTCAACTACCATGCGGAAGTGGAGCAGGCGGCGCTGTCGCCGGCCAACGTCGTGCCGGGCATGGGCTACTCGCCGGACAAGATGCTGCAGGCGCGCCTGTTCGCCTACCACGATGCCCAGCTGTACCGGGTCGGCACGAACCACCAGCACCTGCCGGTGAATGCGCCGCGCTGCCCGTTCCACAACCAGCAGCGTGACGGCGCGATGGCGCTGGCCAACGGCGGCGCCGACCAGAACTACGCGACCGTCGAGGCAAACGGCACCAACCCGCAAGGGCTGGGCCATGGCGAACCCGCGCTGAACCTGAACGGCCCGGCCGCCCGCTACGACGGCCGCGGTGTCGAGGACGACTACACGCAGGCCGGCAACCTGTTCCGGCTGCTGCCGGCGGACGAGAAGCAGGCGCTGTTCGCCAACCTGGCCGGCCCGCTGTCGCAAGTGCCGGACGAGATCGTGCTGCGCCAGCTGGGCCACTTCGACAAGGCCGACCCGGCCTACGGCGCCGGCGTGCGCGCCGCGCTGAAGGCCCGCGGTCGCAATGTTGACTGA